A region from the Aquimarina sp. ERC-38 genome encodes:
- a CDS encoding ABC transporter permease, which produces MGHNITLKKEGQQIAFLKPVTNWFTARFQKANVLKSLRKTAITIVSILLFIGLWHLGAKALYNVEADYKIEKALTEQGQQAADALTACIAAGTSSCQPNTLPSPAQVWASLQSLIADHQVITADKAAFVEKMKGVNEKLVAQGKDAIVYTGRASFIDIVLTSIKTVFAGFLLALLIAVPIGIVIGLSPTLRSAFNWFIQIFKPVSPVVWYLLVFMIVKTLYIGDSSDNAFVISFISVGLCAMWATLVNTAMGVSSVDKDYINVAKVLKLGTFQKVFKVILPSSLPLIFTGLRITLSVAWMVLIAIELLAQSQGLGLFVWEEFQNGANDSNSKIIVAMFVIGIIGFLLDRIMLVIQNTVSFNKNEAV; this is translated from the coding sequence ATGGGACATAATATCACCTTAAAAAAAGAAGGACAGCAAATCGCTTTTCTAAAACCGGTAACAAACTGGTTTACCGCAAGATTTCAAAAGGCTAATGTTTTAAAATCGCTACGTAAAACAGCAATTACCATTGTATCCATATTGCTTTTTATCGGATTATGGCACCTGGGAGCAAAAGCTTTATATAATGTAGAAGCAGATTATAAAATTGAAAAAGCACTTACGGAGCAAGGACAACAAGCTGCTGATGCATTAACCGCTTGTATAGCTGCGGGTACTAGCAGTTGCCAACCTAATACTTTACCTTCACCAGCACAAGTATGGGCATCCTTACAGTCTTTGATCGCAGACCATCAAGTAATTACCGCAGATAAAGCAGCCTTTGTTGAAAAGATGAAGGGGGTAAATGAGAAACTGGTTGCTCAAGGCAAAGATGCCATTGTCTACACAGGTAGAGCTTCATTTATTGATATTGTCTTAACCAGTATTAAAACAGTATTCGCAGGATTCCTACTAGCACTATTAATCGCAGTACCTATTGGTATTGTCATCGGACTAAGCCCTACGTTAAGAAGTGCATTTAATTGGTTTATCCAAATTTTTAAACCGGTATCTCCGGTAGTTTGGTACCTGTTAGTGTTTATGATCGTAAAAACTTTATATATAGGTGATAGTTCTGATAATGCCTTTGTCATTTCATTCATCAGTGTAGGTTTATGTGCGATGTGGGCAACCCTGGTTAATACGGCAATGGGCGTATCATCGGTTGATAAAGATTACATTAATGTAGCTAAAGTGCTTAAATTAGGAACTTTTCAAAAAGTTTTTAAAGTAATTTTACCTTCTTCTCTTCCTTTAATTTTTACAGGACTTCGTATTACTCTTTCCGTAGCCTGGATGGTATTGATTGCCATTGAACTTTTGGCGCAAAGCCAAGGCTTAGGTTTGTTCGTTTGGGAGGAATTTCAGAATGGGGCTAATGATTCCAACTCTAAAATTATCGTAGCCATGTTTGTAATTGGTATTATTGGTTTTCTTTTAGATCGAATCATGTTAGTTATTCAAAATACAGTTTCTTTTAATAAAAACGAAGCAGTTTAA
- a CDS encoding CmpA/NrtA family ABC transporter substrate-binding protein translates to MKFSPTKTFFLTCLSALLIACGGKETKKTETATTETETDSGKNTLDIEKPQLTFGFIKLTDMAPLAIAKEKGFFEDEGLFVSVEAQSNWKNVLDRVIDGQLDGSHMLAGQPIAAGAGFGRQAKLVTPFSMDLNGNGITVSNDVWSKMKPNVPKGADGKPEHPIKADALKPVITEYKNSGKPFKMGMVFPVSTHNYEIRYWLAAAGIHPGMYTADNVQGQIDAEVLLSVTPPPQMPATLESGTIYGYCVGEPWNQQAVFKGIGVPVVTNYDIWKNNPEKVFVMTQKFIDENPNTAVAVTKALIRAGKWLDQPENRAEAVKILSMSQYVGAPEEVLANSMTGTFEFEKGDKREMPDFNVFYKYNATYPFYSDGIWFLTQMRRWGQIPESKPAGWYESTIKDIYRPDIWKKAANLLVEEGHIPATDIPDTDGYKPKTTDFIDGNAFDAKDPIGYINSFTIGNKDQAN, encoded by the coding sequence ATGAAATTCTCACCAACTAAAACATTCTTTCTAACATGTTTATCAGCACTTCTTATAGCATGTGGAGGAAAAGAAACCAAAAAAACCGAGACTGCGACCACTGAAACCGAAACAGATTCCGGTAAGAATACACTGGATATCGAAAAACCTCAATTGACTTTTGGGTTTATTAAGCTAACCGATATGGCTCCTTTAGCTATTGCAAAAGAAAAAGGGTTTTTTGAAGATGAAGGTTTATTTGTTTCCGTAGAAGCACAATCCAACTGGAAAAATGTACTTGACCGGGTTATTGACGGTCAGTTAGACGGTTCGCATATGCTTGCCGGTCAACCAATCGCGGCAGGGGCTGGATTTGGTAGACAAGCTAAACTGGTAACTCCTTTTTCTATGGACCTTAACGGTAACGGTATAACGGTAAGTAACGATGTCTGGTCAAAAATGAAACCTAATGTTCCCAAAGGAGCTGATGGAAAACCTGAACATCCGATTAAAGCGGATGCTTTAAAACCTGTAATTACCGAGTATAAAAATTCAGGAAAACCTTTTAAAATGGGAATGGTATTTCCGGTTTCCACACATAATTACGAAATACGTTATTGGTTAGCAGCAGCCGGAATTCACCCGGGAATGTACACAGCAGATAACGTACAGGGACAAATTGATGCGGAAGTTTTATTATCCGTAACCCCACCACCACAAATGCCAGCTACTTTAGAATCCGGAACTATTTACGGATACTGTGTAGGAGAGCCATGGAATCAACAAGCTGTTTTCAAAGGTATTGGAGTACCAGTAGTAACTAATTACGATATCTGGAAAAACAATCCGGAAAAAGTATTTGTAATGACTCAAAAATTTATCGATGAGAATCCGAATACAGCAGTAGCAGTAACTAAAGCCTTAATTCGTGCCGGAAAATGGTTAGATCAGCCTGAAAATAGAGCAGAAGCCGTAAAGATTTTATCCATGTCTCAATATGTAGGAGCACCTGAAGAGGTATTAGCAAATTCTATGACCGGAACTTTTGAATTCGAAAAGGGAGACAAAAGAGAAATGCCTGACTTTAATGTATTTTATAAATACAACGCTACATACCCATTCTATTCTGACGGAATCTGGTTTTTGACCCAAATGAGAAGATGGGGACAAATTCCGGAATCAAAACCAGCAGGATGGTATGAAAGTACAATTAAAGACATTTACCGACCTGATATCTGGAAAAAAGCAGCAAATCTTCTTGTAGAAGAAGGACATATACCTGCAACCGATATTCCGGATACGGATGGGTACAAACCTAAAACCACAGATTTTATTGATGGTAATGCCTTTGATGCAAAAGATCCGATCGGATACATCAATAGTTTCACTATAGGTAATAAAGATCAAGCCAATTAA
- a CDS encoding Crp/Fnr family transcriptional regulator: MTVTSRNACVSCNNKNCLINKNLNSKIVLRFTEERREIRCKKGQQFIMEGASVTGLFFLLSGKVKVSRTGLMGKEQIVRFASEGEIIGHRGFGTEESYPISATALEDCKLCYFSKESLQEVLRLEPSFTYALMLFYANELNKSEVKVKSLSQMTVRERVIDTLLYVNRKFGQTNGYISVILSRREYADYAGTTEEQVIRILSSLKKETLIFTKGKRIGLHSTQALQREIDEHNFYLG, from the coding sequence ATGACAGTTACTTCGCGTAATGCGTGTGTTTCATGTAATAATAAAAATTGTCTTATTAATAAAAATCTAAACTCTAAAATCGTTTTACGTTTTACCGAAGAGCGTAGAGAAATCAGGTGTAAAAAAGGACAACAATTTATTATGGAAGGCGCCTCCGTAACCGGGCTTTTCTTTTTACTTAGTGGTAAGGTAAAAGTCTCTCGTACCGGATTAATGGGTAAAGAGCAAATCGTTCGGTTTGCTAGTGAAGGTGAGATCATAGGGCACCGGGGGTTCGGGACAGAAGAATCTTACCCAATAAGTGCTACAGCCCTGGAAGATTGTAAGCTTTGCTATTTTTCTAAAGAAAGCCTTCAGGAAGTACTACGTCTGGAACCTTCATTTACCTACGCCTTAATGCTTTTTTATGCCAACGAATTAAATAAAAGCGAAGTAAAAGTAAAGTCCTTATCTCAAATGACGGTTAGAGAACGGGTTATAGATACCTTATTATATGTCAACCGAAAATTTGGTCAGACTAACGGATATATATCTGTAATATTAAGTCGTAGAGAATATGCGGATTATGCCGGTACTACCGAAGAACAGGTAATACGCATTTTATCTTCCCTTAAAAAAGAAACGCTAATTTTTACCAAAGGAAAACGTATCGGTCTTCATTCGACACAAGCTCTACAAAGGGAAATTGACGAACATAATTTCTACTTAGGATAA
- a CDS encoding IS30 family transposase yields MEHLTLEERYKISALLELKTPKKEIAEQLGRDRSTIYREVGRNADHRSGKYNAELAQRKAQKRHKDKTKHKVFTPSMEKLVCDGLQDHLSPEQIKGRAMLEGTPCVSHERIYQFIWQDKKAGGRTYLCLRNKGRKYQKRGGKQAGRGCIPNRRDITERPRVVDKKERIGDLEIDLVIGKDHRGALVTINDRATGMLRMGHIENKSAREVQVKTEELLEDWKPFIKTITSDNGKEFANHQEIAEELDIDFYFAKPYHSWQRGANENLNGLIRQYFPKGSSFAEITKEAVEKVENILNNRPRKRFGYKTPNEVYATFINKTQTVAFIT; encoded by the coding sequence ATGGAACATTTAACGCTGGAGGAAAGGTACAAAATATCAGCGCTTTTAGAACTTAAAACCCCTAAAAAGGAAATAGCAGAACAGTTGGGTCGGGATCGCTCTACTATATATAGGGAAGTAGGACGCAATGCTGATCACCGAAGTGGGAAGTACAATGCTGAGCTAGCCCAAAGAAAAGCCCAAAAACGCCATAAGGATAAAACAAAGCATAAGGTTTTTACCCCTTCCATGGAGAAGCTTGTTTGTGATGGGCTTCAAGACCACCTTAGCCCGGAACAGATCAAAGGAAGGGCTATGCTAGAGGGGACCCCTTGTGTATCGCATGAACGTATTTACCAGTTTATATGGCAGGATAAGAAAGCAGGCGGGAGAACATACCTTTGTTTGCGTAATAAGGGAAGGAAGTACCAGAAAAGAGGCGGTAAGCAAGCAGGTAGGGGGTGCATCCCTAATAGAAGGGACATAACAGAACGCCCCCGGGTAGTAGACAAAAAAGAAAGGATAGGTGACCTTGAGATTGACCTGGTGATAGGTAAAGACCATAGAGGTGCCCTTGTCACTATAAACGATAGGGCTACAGGGATGCTAAGGATGGGACATATAGAAAACAAATCAGCCCGGGAAGTCCAGGTGAAAACGGAAGAACTACTGGAAGATTGGAAGCCCTTTATTAAAACTATTACCAGTGACAACGGGAAGGAGTTTGCAAACCATCAGGAAATAGCAGAGGAGCTTGACATTGATTTCTACTTTGCAAAACCCTACCATAGCTGGCAAAGGGGTGCCAATGAAAACCTCAACGGGCTGATAAGGCAGTATTTCCCAAAAGGTAGTAGCTTTGCAGAGATAACTAAGGAAGCGGTAGAGAAAGTAGAAAACATTTTAAACAATAGGCCTAGGAAAAGGTTCGGGTATAAAACACCCAATGAGGTATACGCAACTTTTATCAACAAAACGCAAACTGTTGCATTTATAACTTGA